A stretch of DNA from Parabacteroides pacaensis:
ACAATAAATAATATTTTTTCTTTATATAAGAAATGCTTATTAAAATATTCTTTTGCAAAGAAAGAAAAAAGAACTTGATTTTCAAAATCAATTTTGTCCTTTTTTTTATTTCAAAAAATGCTTTTATTCTAATTAAATATATTTTCATTAAGTGTGTCTTAGTAATATATGAGCTATTGTATTTTAACTTAGTTAGTTTGATAATAATAGATAAAGTTTTGTTTACTCTATCTGAATTTTCTGAGTTTGTCTGATCAGTATTCCCTTTGGGGAAATCCCTTCTAGCGTTATTGTGTAAGTAGTAGAAGGGTCGGCTGCATAAAAATCGAATTGGGCATTTCCGTTTATGGTTTGGATACTAGGATTCCAATAGAGGGTAGTACGTAAATCTGACGGGATTTTGTCACGTTCTACCTGTGTTTCATACTTGGGAGAATAAAATTCTTTCAATTTTTGATACCCTAAAGGGATAATAGATTTCTTGTTAAAATCCTTTCGTTGCGGAAAACCGCCGTCCCGCGCTTTTGTGGTTATTAGTAAAGCCCCCCATTGACTAAAGTCTTTTCCTAATTTGCTTGATAGCTCATTCGCACCAAAACTTCCCGGTCTTATCACTTCTACTTCTTCTATCAAATCTTTTGCCATATTAATGATAAAGTCCATGTCCGTAAAAGTGGGATCCCATGGAATCTCATCTATAATAATGGCAGGCCTCGTATTTCCCACGGCCCATGCTATATAATCTTCCGTTACATGTAATCCTCCGATGGACTTTAGTAAAATATATAAGCTTCCGACGCTCTTTTGTTCTATCTCCTTTAAAGGAATGATACGGGAATCGCTTACAGACAAAGGAGAAACCCCTCTTTTCCGAGCACTTACTACTACTTCGTCCAAATAGATCATACGCATGCCATGTTCATTTTCATATTGATGATTTGCCCGTTTTATATATGCTTCTATAGATGCGCCTTTTTTAAGAGATGGAATAGGAGTTCTATATTGAACCGATGGGTAAGACACAGGGTCTATTAATACCTCTACATTCTTTTTCCCTTTAAGGGATAATGCTTGTATTAAAAAGCGAGTACTATCAGGCATTTCGGTATGTGTGAAGTAAAAACGGCCATATTTGTCTGTTTCTGTCGTTTCATAAAAAGGTGGAATAAAAGAGGTGATAGCGACTTGATAACCTGCCTTTTTCCGGGAATACATGAATCCGCCTCCTACGCTCCCGGATATTTCCGGACCTATTTCTAAGGGAGTAGCAGGATGTTCTATGGAATCTTTTAATATATTACGAATATTATACCGGCACCATCCTTGAGTTAACATTAATTGGTCCAGTTCGGTAAGTCCTGTGGAATTACTTTCGGAAAAGTACCAACCCGGATTTTCAATATATCCTTTTAATTCCGACGTTAATAATAAAGTGGTTAGAATTGTGTTGCTACTGTCGGGAAAAATACTTTGATCGTCTGTTACGGAAATAGATAAATCCCCTTCTATAGGTAACTGTTGCCAGTCTCTCACTTGAATTTGGGATAAAATGTGATCGCGGCTATGATAGGAGGAACAATTAGTTTGGATGGTTATTTGGGGCAAATCGAGTTGGTTTATGTTGAAAATTAACCGTTCGCTAAGAGGATTTAAGTCTTTATCTATCAATAAAGCTTGTAAAACGCCAGAAGGAAGGTCTTTACTTCTGAATTGTATATATTTTTGATTGTTATTCCATGGTTCACAATAAAGAATTGCTCCGCGGGAATGTATAACTAAATAATAATCTTGTGAAAGTGGAAGATCGTCAGCGTTAGCTATAAACAAATTTAGAATATCTTTGCTCCATTGAGCTTGTAAAGACAATGTATTGAGTTGTGCTTGAGGTAATTTTATTCGTTTTTCATATCCATTCTTATTCTTGCAAATAGCATATAAGGATTCTCCTGCTTTTGCCGTTAGATAAAAAGAACCCATACCGAATGAATTACTATGGAATTTGGCCTTTTCTTTTCCGAGAGAATCCATTACCGTTCCTTCTACAACTTCCCCGAGGCCGTCACTTCGCAATGCTTTAAAAGCAATTCGGACATTGGTATTGGCAGGAAAGTTTCCTCCTTCGGGAAGAAAGTCAATTTCGAAATTTTCCTGATGGTAAGGAATCGGAATAAATTGTTGATGAAGCCGTCCTTTATAATCGTATTGTATATAAAGCGTTCGGTTCATCAAATCTTTTTCAGGATTGCAAGTCAGACGCGTGATAGAATCTTCATTGATTCGTAAAGTTTGAACAACTTCTTTTTTATTTGTGTATCGAACCTCTTTAGGGAAGATGAGTTGGTTAGATTTAATATCAATAAATCGTAGCCGTATTCTTACTTTATTTTCTTTAGGTTCAAAGTCAAATTCTGCATCAGTACGATAAATAGCCGATAAAGGATCACCGATATAAATAGATTTACGATATAAACAAGAGTCACCCAATCCCTCCATATATTTAGTATAGCTCCGTAATTGATAATTTCCTTCCGGTAAAGATTCGTCCAAATGGATATATCCATAGTAAGCCCCTTTTCTTGGAATTGTTTTGATGCGGCTAATTACTGAATCGAGCGGATTAATTAACTCTGTGTAAATGTAACGACTGGTGGTGTCGGGAATATGAGAAGTATAATCCGTAAGATAAGCTCTGAACCATATATCCTCGCCCCCTATATAGTAAGGTTTGTCTGTTCGGACATATAATTTTTCCTGAGGATAGCTTTTTAATTGTTTGTCAAACAAAAGTAATATGCTATCCCTTGTCGAACTATCGGCTGTCAAAGTATGGCAGATCCATAATAGGTTATAAAGTATAAACAGGTTACGTTTCATAAACCGAAGACAAATATATGCCGGAATTCAATTCCATTATACATAGATTCCTTCGCAAGATAGGA
This window harbors:
- a CDS encoding Plug domain-containing protein, producing the protein MKRNLFILYNLLWICHTLTADSSTRDSILLLFDKQLKSYPQEKLYVRTDKPYYIGGEDIWFRAYLTDYTSHIPDTTSRYIYTELINPLDSVISRIKTIPRKGAYYGYIHLDESLPEGNYQLRSYTKYMEGLGDSCLYRKSIYIGDPLSAIYRTDAEFDFEPKENKVRIRLRFIDIKSNQLIFPKEVRYTNKKEVVQTLRINEDSITRLTCNPEKDLMNRTLYIQYDYKGRLHQQFIPIPYHQENFEIDFLPEGGNFPANTNVRIAFKALRSDGLGEVVEGTVMDSLGKEKAKFHSNSFGMGSFYLTAKAGESLYAICKNKNGYEKRIKLPQAQLNTLSLQAQWSKDILNLFIANADDLPLSQDYYLVIHSRGAILYCEPWNNNQKYIQFRSKDLPSGVLQALLIDKDLNPLSERLIFNINQLDLPQITIQTNCSSYHSRDHILSQIQVRDWQQLPIEGDLSISVTDDQSIFPDSSNTILTTLLLTSELKGYIENPGWYFSESNSTGLTELDQLMLTQGWCRYNIRNILKDSIEHPATPLEIGPEISGSVGGGFMYSRKKAGYQVAITSFIPPFYETTETDKYGRFYFTHTEMPDSTRFLIQALSLKGKKNVEVLIDPVSYPSVQYRTPIPSLKKGASIEAYIKRANHQYENEHGMRMIYLDEVVVSARKRGVSPLSVSDSRIIPLKEIEQKSVGSLYILLKSIGGLHVTEDYIAWAVGNTRPAIIIDEIPWDPTFTDMDFIINMAKDLIEEVEVIRPGSFGANELSSKLGKDFSQWGALLITTKARDGGFPQRKDFNKKSIIPLGYQKLKEFYSPKYETQVERDKIPSDLRTTLYWNPSIQTINGNAQFDFYAADPSTTYTITLEGISPKGILIRQTQKIQIE